One window of Corynebacterium doosanense CAU 212 = DSM 45436 genomic DNA carries:
- a CDS encoding S1C family serine protease, with amino-acid sequence MNDNFTPESGSDRAEGSSRPQGSGQGYPGGFEPTSSPYGSFPQSAPLADDTRSFARPEQPAPMGPANGSAPVGTAEGKRSVGLGTALGLMLAGAVAAGSIVGVAVGRDGDGDDSSTQSASEVLRSEPADAPPIPEGSVASVAEAVLPAVVSIQVVTNTSAGEGSGSIISPDGLVLTNHHVVAGTTDGTVQVTLNDGTTKDADVVASDPATDIGIIKIRDASNLPTLEFGDSDQLVVGQEVVAVGAPLGLSGTVTSGIVSALERPVRASQDGGESSLIDAIQTDAAINPGNSGGPLVDMNGNLIGMNSVIASLSSGDAAGNIGLGFSIPSNFARRVADQLTATGTATQPMLGVTVDARNPVQGAQVVSVQPGGPGEQAGVRDGDIITRVNDRTIDTSDALIAAVRSHDFNETVTLEVLDPATGETREVEATLTGE; translated from the coding sequence ATGAACGACAATTTCACGCCCGAGTCCGGCTCCGATCGCGCCGAGGGATCCTCTCGCCCCCAGGGTTCCGGCCAGGGTTACCCCGGAGGCTTCGAGCCGACCTCGTCCCCCTACGGTTCCTTCCCCCAGAGCGCGCCGCTCGCTGACGACACCCGCTCCTTCGCCCGTCCCGAGCAGCCGGCCCCCATGGGCCCCGCCAACGGATCGGCGCCCGTCGGCACGGCGGAGGGGAAACGCTCCGTCGGTCTGGGCACCGCCCTCGGTCTCATGCTCGCCGGTGCCGTCGCCGCGGGCAGCATCGTCGGGGTGGCCGTCGGCCGGGACGGGGACGGGGACGATTCCTCCACCCAGTCCGCCTCTGAGGTGCTGCGGAGCGAGCCGGCCGATGCGCCGCCGATCCCGGAGGGCAGTGTCGCCAGCGTCGCCGAGGCCGTGCTGCCCGCCGTGGTCTCGATCCAGGTGGTCACCAACACCTCGGCAGGCGAAGGCTCGGGTTCGATCATCTCCCCGGACGGCCTCGTGCTCACCAACCACCACGTCGTGGCCGGCACCACCGACGGCACCGTCCAGGTCACGCTCAACGACGGCACGACGAAGGATGCGGACGTGGTCGCCTCCGACCCGGCGACGGACATCGGGATCATCAAGATCAGGGACGCCTCGAACCTGCCCACCCTGGAGTTCGGTGACTCCGATCAGCTCGTCGTCGGCCAGGAGGTCGTGGCCGTCGGCGCACCCCTGGGGCTGTCGGGAACGGTGACCTCGGGCATCGTCTCCGCGCTGGAGCGCCCGGTCCGGGCCTCCCAGGACGGCGGGGAGTCCTCGCTCATCGACGCGATCCAGACCGACGCCGCGATCAACCCCGGCAACTCGGGTGGCCCGCTGGTGGACATGAACGGCAACCTCATCGGCATGAACTCGGTGATCGCGTCCCTGTCCTCGGGTGATGCCGCCGGTAACATCGGCCTGGGTTTCTCCATCCCCTCGAACTTCGCCCGCCGGGTCGCGGACCAGCTCACCGCCACCGGCACGGCGACGCAGCCCATGCTCGGTGTCACGGTCGACGCCCGCAACCCGGTCCAGGGTGCGCAGGTCGTCAGCGTCCAGCCGGGCGGGCCGGGGGAGCAGGCCGGAGTCCGCGACGGGGACATCATCACCCGGGTCAACGACCGGACGATCGACACCTCCGACGCGCTCATTGCCGCGGTGCGTTCCCACGACTTCAATGAGACCGTCACCCTCGAGGTTCTGGACCCGGCCACCGGGGAAACCCGAGAAGTAGAAGCAACGCTCACCGGCGAGTAG
- a CDS encoding response regulator transcription factor yields the protein MKVMVVDDEQAVRDSLRRSLGFNGYEVSQASDGAEALELIRAERPELVILDVMMPKVDGLEVCRQLRSTGYERPVLMLTARDGVSDRVAGLDAGADDYLPKPFALEELIARVRSLLRRAAADAIAPRGAERPTLEFADLRLNPETREVTRGDRRISLTRTEFALLHLLMQNPRKVLTRSEILEEVWGYDFLTSGNALEVYIGYLRRKAEAGGEPRLIYTVRGIGYVLRDTAP from the coding sequence ATGAAAGTAATGGTCGTGGACGATGAGCAAGCGGTAAGGGATTCCCTACGTAGGTCCCTGGGATTCAACGGCTATGAGGTGTCGCAGGCGTCCGACGGCGCGGAGGCTCTCGAGCTCATCCGTGCCGAGCGCCCTGAGCTGGTGATTCTCGACGTGATGATGCCCAAGGTGGACGGGCTGGAGGTCTGCCGCCAGCTGCGCAGTACCGGCTACGAACGCCCCGTGCTCATGCTCACAGCACGCGACGGGGTCTCGGACCGGGTCGCGGGCCTCGACGCGGGCGCCGACGACTACCTCCCCAAGCCGTTCGCCCTGGAGGAGCTGATCGCCCGGGTGCGTTCGCTGCTGCGGCGCGCCGCCGCGGACGCCATCGCCCCCCGTGGGGCAGAGCGACCGACGCTGGAGTTCGCCGATCTCCGGCTCAACCCCGAGACACGGGAGGTCACCCGCGGGGACCGCCGCATCAGCCTCACTCGCACCGAGTTCGCCCTCCTCCACCTGCTCATGCAGAACCCCCGGAAAGTGCTCACCCGGTCGGAGATTCTCGAGGAGGTGTGGGGCTACGACTTCCTCACGTCGGGAAACGCCCTCGAGGTCTACATCGGCTACCTGCGTCGGAAGGCCGAGGCCGGCGGTGAACCCCGACTGATCTACACCGTCCGAGGAATCGGTTACGTCCTGCGCGACACCGCCCCGTGA
- a CDS encoding MogA/MoaB family molybdenum cofactor biosynthesis protein has protein sequence MMPSAEGISAGGRQNLLDIEEPDEAVLLAAEQEITRPSRRRAMVVLVADHGIGSGPDTGALLAELLLEANFDVDGIITVASKKSQIRKAIETAVVGGTDFVLTVGGTGVGPRDKTPEATADVLDQDVPGVAQALRSSGQACGAVDATTSRGISGISGSTVVVNLAASRAAIRDGMAMLPALVHHLIDQLQKYSV, from the coding sequence ATGATGCCGAGCGCCGAGGGAATCTCAGCTGGTGGCCGCCAGAATCTGCTGGACATCGAGGAACCGGACGAGGCCGTACTGCTCGCCGCGGAGCAGGAGATCACCCGCCCGTCCCGGCGCCGCGCCATGGTCGTGCTTGTGGCCGACCACGGCATCGGCTCCGGCCCCGACACCGGCGCTCTGCTGGCGGAGCTCCTCCTGGAGGCGAACTTCGACGTCGACGGCATCATCACCGTCGCCTCGAAGAAGTCACAGATCCGCAAGGCGATAGAGACCGCGGTGGTGGGCGGCACCGACTTCGTGCTCACCGTCGGTGGCACGGGTGTGGGCCCGCGGGACAAGACCCCGGAAGCCACCGCGGACGTGCTGGATCAGGACGTCCCGGGCGTGGCCCAGGCGCTGCGCTCGTCCGGCCAGGCCTGCGGGGCGGTCGATGCGACCACCTCCCGGGGCATTTCCGGAATCTCGGGCTCCACCGTCGTGGTCAACCTCGCTGCCTCCCGGGCGGCCATCCGCGACGGCATGGCCATGCTCCCCGCCCTGGTGCACCACCTCATCGACCAGCTACAGAAGTACTCGGTCTAG
- a CDS encoding CPBP family intramembrane glutamic endopeptidase produces the protein MNVQASEIDPQHLRPLLPLNWWGLFLRAIAATVILMAANMARSIPARWYSGVGEETRLAYNTAWFVLTPVLVFLAVWAWMRWVERAPLRLTGVAGGRRAVSGMLGGSALVACPMVVGWFVLAAVGGGLNSGPETPGGGETAVGVAVGVAYVLVRAYVLQGFPEELLYRGWLFSIVRDRPWVAFWFTTFSFMIIHLASAGGQQNVVERLVYLVLPLGMGMLAGAVVLWRGSMWWAVGTHGGMHLMLAVLTVAYPVELGTASWLVLGLAQVIMAAVILALWHRQPREQDREGFRVRAEDM, from the coding sequence ATGAATGTCCAAGCGAGTGAAATCGATCCACAACACCTCCGTCCTCTCCTGCCGCTCAATTGGTGGGGACTGTTCCTCCGCGCGATCGCCGCCACCGTGATTCTCATGGCGGCGAACATGGCACGTTCCATTCCCGCCAGGTGGTATTCCGGGGTGGGGGAGGAGACGCGCCTGGCCTACAACACCGCGTGGTTTGTGCTCACCCCTGTGCTCGTATTCCTTGCCGTGTGGGCGTGGATGAGGTGGGTGGAGCGGGCCCCGTTGCGTCTGACCGGGGTAGCCGGCGGGCGCCGGGCGGTGAGCGGGATGCTCGGAGGAAGCGCGCTAGTCGCCTGCCCGATGGTGGTGGGCTGGTTCGTCCTGGCCGCGGTGGGCGGTGGCCTGAATTCCGGCCCCGAAACTCCCGGGGGAGGGGAAACCGCCGTCGGGGTGGCTGTCGGCGTGGCCTACGTCCTCGTCAGGGCCTACGTTCTGCAGGGATTTCCGGAGGAGCTGCTCTACCGTGGCTGGCTGTTCAGCATTGTGCGCGACCGGCCGTGGGTGGCTTTCTGGTTCACCACCTTCTCCTTCATGATCATCCATCTCGCCTCCGCGGGCGGGCAGCAGAATGTGGTGGAACGCCTCGTCTACCTTGTCCTGCCTCTGGGGATGGGCATGCTGGCCGGTGCCGTCGTACTGTGGCGCGGCTCGATGTGGTGGGCCGTGGGCACCCACGGCGGGATGCATCTGATGCTCGCCGTATTGACTGTGGCGTATCCCGTTGAGCTCGGAACCGCGTCGTGGTTGGTGCTGGGTCTCGCGCAGGTGATCATGGCCGCCGTCATTCTCGCCCTCTGGCACCGTCAGCCCCGTGAGCAGGATCGGGAGGGATTTCGGGTTCGGGCCGAGGACATGTAG
- a CDS encoding sensor histidine kinase, protein MAGAVAGSLLVLAWALWRWRPTGFTAWVFAAVSIASFFACDNPMAFALQWVTLIVLAQGVGRLAAGVYGAVLAAIPVAVHVISQSGLPRIVLEGTAATLLVVSGLAFAFLMERAHTLGRQRDQMLAQLTAANERLQHSLRDSRTLALAQERERIAAALHDGLGHRLTTLGLSLDYATRVLTSDPDAAHTELTRAREDTSAALADMRATVRAMVPAVLTPGGIGESLDSLAASFSGPTLDVTCGSTDLTDMSDLSEEDNVRLLRFAQEALTNVVRHSGADAAQLRLDGRSLTVCDNGTGNDRPPSFGLVHREGRIDAEPHGGIDGGFPVTYTLPERS, encoded by the coding sequence ATGGCCGGCGCAGTCGCGGGGTCGCTGCTCGTGCTGGCGTGGGCTCTCTGGCGGTGGCGGCCCACGGGTTTCACTGCATGGGTTTTCGCCGCCGTTTCGATCGCCTCCTTCTTCGCGTGCGACAACCCCATGGCCTTCGCGCTCCAGTGGGTCACCCTCATCGTTCTCGCCCAAGGCGTGGGGCGTCTCGCAGCTGGGGTCTACGGCGCAGTCCTCGCCGCCATCCCCGTGGCGGTACATGTGATCTCCCAGAGCGGTCTTCCACGCATCGTGCTGGAGGGCACCGCGGCTACGCTCCTGGTGGTCAGCGGCCTCGCCTTCGCTTTTCTCATGGAACGCGCCCACACCCTCGGGAGGCAGCGTGACCAGATGCTCGCGCAGCTGACCGCGGCCAATGAACGCCTCCAGCATTCACTACGGGATTCCCGCACCCTCGCTCTCGCCCAGGAGCGGGAGCGGATCGCGGCGGCGCTTCACGACGGTCTCGGTCACCGGTTGACGACGCTCGGGCTCAGCCTCGACTACGCCACCCGCGTCCTGACCAGCGATCCGGACGCCGCCCACACGGAACTTACCCGTGCCAGGGAGGACACCTCCGCCGCGCTGGCTGACATGCGGGCGACTGTCCGCGCAATGGTCCCGGCAGTGCTCACCCCGGGAGGAATAGGCGAATCGCTGGACTCGCTCGCGGCGTCCTTTTCCGGGCCCACCCTGGACGTAACATGCGGTAGCACCGATCTGACGGACATGAGCGACCTGTCTGAGGAGGACAACGTGAGACTGCTGCGGTTTGCCCAGGAGGCGCTGACCAACGTCGTCAGGCATTCCGGGGCCGATGCGGCCCAGTTGCGTCTCGACGGACGCAGCCTCACCGTCTGCGACAACGGGACTGGCAATGACCGCCCGCCCAGCTTCGGCCTCGTCCACCGTGAAGGCCGCATCGATGCCGAGCCCCACGGCGGGATCGACGGCGGGTTCCCGGTCACCTACACACTGCCCGAGCGCTCATGA
- a CDS encoding type B 50S ribosomal protein L31, with product MKNDIHPDYHPVVFQDAGTGFQFMTKSTVKSPRTIEWEDGKEYPLIVVDVTSESHPFWTGAQRVMDTAGRVEKFQRRFGGMARRKKKSNES from the coding sequence ATGAAGAACGATATCCATCCCGACTACCACCCGGTGGTCTTCCAGGACGCCGGTACCGGCTTCCAGTTCATGACCAAGTCCACGGTCAAGTCCCCCCGCACCATCGAGTGGGAAGACGGCAAAGAGTACCCGCTGATCGTCGTTGACGTGACCAGCGAGTCCCACCCGTTCTGGACCGGTGCGCAGCGTGTCATGGACACCGCTGGCCGTGTCGAGAAGTTCCAGCGTCGTTTCGGTGGCATGGCCCGCCGCAAGAAAAAGTCCAACGAGTCCTAA
- a CDS encoding HAMP domain-containing sensor histidine kinase, translating into MILRKYSDIPDEELSPSDPRVHEAGTPIRWRLSLLTTLIVAVAVGAITLVTYWTVSGILTASVDAELDQNATGVISRSENLGSIAGIREDIEQFKLYHPDIRVAVQPGEDSLSYGDAIQFVAPDIPPGADLGTTVQTIGNERVLAKRYSDGTTIVLAQDMARTHDLISALGSVMLGICLLGILLSIVAGAFVSTTGLRPLVRFQRAVDRITHTDELKPIQVHGSDELAQLSISFNEMVETLQESRRRQSSLIADAGHELKTPLTSIRTNVELLLMVLNSGQTIPDDERRDIKHDVIAQLDEMATLINDLVDLARDDGEANPSTVEIDLDQVIDAALTRVERRHPDLTFDVDSEPWPMIGESAALERAVLNLLGNAGKWSPPGGTVRVRLHDGRLEVSDSGPGIAVDEREKVFERFYRSDESRSMPGSGLGLSIVQQTVLRHGGSVWVEESDDGGAKLVATFPGLTR; encoded by the coding sequence GTGATCCTTCGGAAGTACAGCGACATCCCGGACGAGGAACTCTCTCCCTCCGATCCGCGCGTCCACGAGGCCGGCACGCCGATCCGCTGGCGCCTGTCGCTGCTCACCACCCTGATCGTCGCGGTCGCGGTGGGGGCGATCACCCTGGTCACGTACTGGACGGTCTCGGGGATTCTCACGGCCTCCGTGGACGCGGAGCTGGACCAGAACGCCACGGGGGTAATCAGCCGCTCCGAGAATCTCGGCAGCATCGCGGGCATCCGGGAGGACATCGAGCAGTTCAAGCTGTATCACCCGGACATCCGGGTCGCCGTGCAGCCGGGGGAGGACTCGCTCAGCTACGGCGACGCCATCCAGTTCGTCGCCCCGGACATTCCCCCGGGTGCAGACCTGGGCACGACGGTCCAGACCATCGGCAACGAGCGGGTGCTGGCCAAACGTTACAGCGACGGCACGACCATCGTGCTGGCGCAGGACATGGCCCGGACGCACGACCTGATCTCCGCCCTGGGCTCGGTGATGCTGGGCATCTGCCTGCTGGGCATCCTGCTGTCCATAGTCGCCGGCGCCTTTGTGTCCACCACGGGTCTGCGCCCGCTCGTGCGGTTCCAGCGGGCCGTCGACCGGATCACCCACACCGACGAGCTCAAACCCATCCAGGTGCACGGTTCCGACGAGCTGGCCCAGCTGAGCATCTCCTTCAACGAGATGGTGGAGACGCTGCAGGAGTCGCGCCGGCGGCAGAGCAGCCTCATCGCCGACGCCGGCCACGAGCTGAAGACCCCGTTGACCTCGATCCGCACGAACGTCGAGCTGCTCCTCATGGTGCTCAACAGCGGCCAGACGATCCCCGACGACGAACGTCGCGACATCAAACACGACGTCATCGCCCAGCTCGACGAGATGGCCACGCTCATCAACGACCTCGTCGACCTCGCCCGCGACGACGGGGAGGCCAACCCCAGCACCGTGGAGATCGACCTGGACCAGGTCATCGACGCCGCCCTCACCCGCGTCGAACGCCGTCATCCCGACCTCACCTTCGACGTCGACTCCGAACCCTGGCCGATGATCGGCGAGAGTGCGGCCCTGGAACGCGCGGTGCTCAATCTCTTGGGCAACGCCGGCAAGTGGTCTCCGCCGGGCGGCACCGTCCGGGTCCGGCTCCACGACGGCAGGCTCGAGGTCTCCGACTCGGGTCCGGGTATCGCCGTGGACGAGCGGGAGAAGGTGTTCGAGCGCTTCTACCGGTCCGACGAATCCCGCTCCATGCCGGGTTCGGGTCTCGGTCTGTCCATCGTCCAGCAGACCGTGCTCCGCCACGGCGGATCGGTGTGGGTAGAGGAGTCCGACGACGGCGGCGCCAAACTGGTGGCCACGTTCCCCGGGCTGACCCGGTAG
- a CDS encoding response regulator: protein MNPVRAILIDDHELLLRGLSLIFQTLDEVDIVATSTDGSTALALANEHRADVVITDAAMPGTDGLAVVNACTPHVPVLVLTTFDDHALVSSLVSAGASGYILKDVAPEELARAVVAAAHGGLALDPRVARHAYQPSTSTLAVLTRTERAVAEHVAVGRTNSEIAAALYLAEGTVKNHVSALLRKLSCRNRTALALRLSKALGK, encoded by the coding sequence ATGAACCCCGTTCGCGCGATCCTCATCGACGATCATGAACTCCTCCTGCGCGGTCTCAGCCTCATCTTCCAGACACTCGATGAGGTCGACATCGTCGCCACCTCCACGGACGGATCCACCGCCCTCGCCCTGGCCAACGAGCACCGGGCGGACGTGGTCATCACCGATGCAGCAATGCCGGGCACCGACGGGCTGGCGGTGGTCAATGCCTGTACCCCACACGTGCCCGTTCTCGTGCTTACCACCTTCGACGACCATGCGCTGGTCTCCTCGCTCGTCTCCGCCGGGGCCTCCGGTTACATCCTCAAGGATGTTGCGCCGGAAGAGCTGGCGAGGGCGGTCGTGGCGGCCGCTCACGGAGGGCTGGCGCTCGATCCCCGGGTGGCGCGCCACGCCTACCAGCCGTCGACAAGCACTCTTGCGGTGTTGACCCGGACCGAGCGGGCGGTCGCCGAACACGTCGCCGTGGGTCGGACCAACTCCGAGATTGCTGCCGCCCTCTACCTCGCCGAGGGGACGGTGAAGAACCACGTGTCGGCGCTCCTGAGAAAACTCTCCTGCCGCAACCGCACGGCCCTCGCCCTGAGGCTCTCTAAAGCACTGGGCAAATGA
- a CDS encoding UTP--glucose-1-phosphate uridylyltransferase translates to MAEPNNQSPNGVRTVVVPAAGMGTRFLPATKTVPKELLPVVDTPGIELIAEEASRLGATRLAIITAPNKDGILQHFAEFPDLVETLSQRGKDEQVAKVRKAAELISPVAVVQDKPLGLGHAVGLAEEALDDDETAFAVMLPDDLVMPTGVMEKMAEVRAELGGSVLCAFDVPREEVFNYGVFDVEEIDTQASDLPAGLVKRVTGMVEKPEPEDAPSTFVAVGRYLLDRAIFDALDRIEPGKGGEIQLTDAIELLIREGHPVHIVVHEGIRHDLGNPGGYIPANVDFGLHHPKYGKSLYRSIKKIMDEYESENGL, encoded by the coding sequence ATGGCAGAACCCAACAACCAATCCCCGAACGGGGTTCGGACCGTCGTCGTCCCCGCGGCAGGCATGGGAACCAGGTTCCTCCCCGCGACGAAGACCGTCCCGAAAGAGCTGCTCCCCGTCGTGGACACCCCGGGCATCGAGCTCATTGCGGAAGAGGCGTCCCGGCTGGGTGCGACCCGGCTGGCGATCATCACCGCCCCCAACAAGGACGGCATCCTGCAGCACTTCGCGGAGTTCCCCGACCTGGTGGAGACCCTGTCTCAGCGCGGCAAGGACGAGCAGGTGGCCAAGGTGCGCAAGGCCGCCGAGCTGATCTCCCCGGTCGCCGTGGTCCAGGACAAACCCCTCGGGCTCGGCCACGCCGTCGGTCTCGCGGAAGAGGCGCTCGACGACGACGAGACCGCCTTCGCCGTCATGCTTCCCGACGACCTGGTCATGCCCACCGGCGTCATGGAGAAGATGGCCGAGGTCCGCGCGGAGCTCGGCGGCTCCGTCCTCTGCGCCTTCGACGTGCCCCGCGAGGAAGTGTTCAACTACGGGGTCTTTGATGTCGAGGAGATCGACACCCAGGCCTCCGACCTGCCGGCCGGGCTGGTCAAGCGAGTGACCGGCATGGTGGAGAAGCCGGAACCCGAGGACGCGCCCTCGACCTTCGTCGCCGTCGGGCGCTACCTGCTGGACCGGGCCATCTTCGACGCCCTCGATCGGATCGAGCCGGGCAAGGGCGGGGAGATCCAGCTGACCGACGCCATTGAGCTGCTCATCCGCGAGGGACACCCGGTGCACATCGTCGTGCACGAGGGAATCAGGCACGATCTGGGCAACCCGGGCGGCTACATCCCGGCCAACGTCGACTTCGGCCTGCATCACCCGAAGTACGGAAAGTCGCTGTACCGGTCGATCAAGAAGATCATGGACGAGTACGAGTCCGAGAACGGTCTCTGA
- the rpmB gene encoding 50S ribosomal protein L28: MSAICQVTGREPSFGKTVSHSHRRHSRRWNPNIQRKRFYLPSEGRTITLNVSTKGLKVIDRDGIESVVAKIRARGEKV, encoded by the coding sequence ATGTCGGCTATTTGCCAGGTCACGGGACGTGAGCCGAGTTTCGGCAAGACCGTTTCGCACTCGCACCGCCGCCACTCGCGCCGTTGGAACCCCAACATTCAGCGAAAGCGGTTCTACCTGCCCTCTGAGGGCCGGACCATCACGCTCAACGTTTCCACCAAGGGTCTTAAGGTCATCGACCGCGACGGCATCGAGTCCGTCGTCGCCAAGATCCGTGCACGTG
- the mscL gene encoding large conductance mechanosensitive channel protein MscL has translation MLQGFKEFIMRGNVVDLAVGVVIGSAFATVVTALTDNFIAPLLALLGDPEVGGLAFQLRAGDEATTIDLGAFISALINFLLVAAVIYFLVVMPMNKVAAAQKRRQGIDPEAEDPTETELLSEIRDLLATNGAATTRGSIAPETGLGGTHRSE, from the coding sequence GTGCTTCAAGGCTTCAAAGAATTCATCATGCGCGGCAACGTCGTGGACCTGGCCGTCGGTGTCGTCATCGGCTCCGCCTTCGCCACCGTCGTCACTGCGCTGACCGACAACTTCATCGCTCCCCTGCTCGCCCTCCTCGGTGACCCCGAGGTCGGCGGCCTGGCCTTCCAGCTCCGTGCCGGTGACGAGGCGACCACCATCGACCTCGGCGCCTTCATCTCGGCTCTGATCAACTTCCTCCTCGTCGCAGCCGTGATCTACTTCCTCGTCGTCATGCCGATGAACAAGGTCGCTGCGGCGCAGAAGCGTCGCCAGGGCATCGACCCCGAGGCCGAGGACCCGACCGAGACCGAGCTGCTCTCCGAGATCCGCGACCTGCTGGCCACCAACGGTGCCGCCACCACCCGCGGTTCCATCGCTCCGGAGACGGGCCTCGGCGGCACCCACCGTTCCGAGTAA
- a CDS encoding SAF domain-containing protein, which produces MKLSFPFSPPGHRRSVLLRRVVAAALVVAAVVSAAASRLESDPSVVVFARPLAVGSEVSAEDLRLSPFPSRLIPEGAATEIAAVTGRVVVTGVGAGEVVTDARLTGPRLTEELAAGFPSDQRPVVVPVKLADPATTALLRHGDTVTLVTTAETAAPGPDPGPVPGIVVATGGRVVIADPAQPETILVALEAGQAQRTASASLSTPLGIVVTGDS; this is translated from the coding sequence GTGAAGCTCTCCTTCCCTTTCTCCCCTCCCGGCCACCGCCGCAGCGTGCTGCTGCGCCGGGTCGTCGCCGCGGCGCTCGTCGTGGCCGCGGTCGTCTCCGCTGCGGCCTCCCGGCTGGAGTCGGATCCCTCGGTGGTGGTGTTCGCCCGCCCCCTGGCCGTGGGCTCGGAGGTCAGCGCGGAGGACCTGCGACTGAGCCCGTTCCCCTCCCGGCTCATTCCGGAGGGCGCTGCCACTGAGATCGCCGCCGTGACCGGCCGGGTGGTGGTCACCGGAGTCGGGGCTGGGGAGGTGGTCACGGATGCCCGGCTGACCGGGCCGCGGCTGACGGAGGAGCTGGCCGCGGGCTTTCCCTCGGATCAGCGCCCGGTGGTGGTGCCCGTGAAACTGGCGGATCCCGCGACCACCGCGTTGCTGCGCCACGGTGACACGGTCACCCTCGTCACCACCGCGGAAACCGCGGCTCCTGGACCCGATCCAGGGCCCGTCCCGGGCATCGTCGTGGCCACGGGCGGGCGGGTGGTGATCGCCGATCCCGCCCAGCCGGAGACCATTCTCGTGGCCCTGGAGGCCGGGCAGGCGCAGCGCACGGCGTCTGCCTCGCTGAGCACTCCGCTGGGCATCGTGGTCACCGGTGACTCCTGA
- the rpmF gene encoding 50S ribosomal protein L32 translates to MATPKFKMSRANTRMRRSQWKADNVALQEVTIDGQTVRIPRRLVKAAKAGLIDVEQF, encoded by the coding sequence ATGGCAACTCCCAAGTTCAAGATGTCCCGCGCCAACACCCGTATGCGCCGTTCCCAGTGGAAGGCCGACAACGTCGCCCTCCAGGAAGTCACCATCGACGGCCAGACCGTGCGCATCCCGCGCCGCCTGGTCAAGGCCGCCAAGGCTGGCCTGATCGACGTCGAGCAGTTCTAG
- a CDS encoding 5-formyltetrahydrofolate cyclo-ligase has protein sequence MTPPETVRELKRSVRRELSARRKALPTAEVDRQNSEIIAHARELLRGLPEPRLRIAAYHAGEREPGGKLLVDSLYGDGHEVLLPISGERGELTWARYQGPEATAPGRLGISEPTGERLGTDALAECAVIFVPALGVTPGGVRMGKGGGYYDRTLSQLPDNGPLTVVLLYDAEITDTIPTEAHDFGVAAAITPRGLMSFPGNQDDLSPV, from the coding sequence ATGACACCTCCGGAAACCGTGCGTGAACTCAAACGATCCGTCCGGCGGGAGCTCTCGGCCCGTCGAAAAGCGCTGCCCACCGCCGAGGTGGACCGGCAGAATTCCGAGATCATCGCCCACGCGCGCGAGCTGCTGCGTGGGCTTCCCGAGCCCCGCCTGCGCATCGCCGCCTACCATGCCGGCGAGCGGGAACCCGGGGGAAAACTCCTGGTGGACAGCCTGTACGGGGACGGACACGAGGTGCTTCTGCCCATCTCCGGTGAGCGTGGCGAGCTCACCTGGGCGCGTTACCAGGGCCCCGAGGCCACCGCGCCGGGACGACTCGGCATCTCCGAGCCCACGGGCGAGCGCCTCGGCACCGACGCCCTCGCGGAGTGCGCGGTCATCTTCGTCCCCGCCCTGGGTGTCACCCCGGGCGGCGTGCGCATGGGCAAGGGCGGCGGCTACTACGACCGCACGTTGTCCCAGCTCCCGGACAACGGCCCGCTCACGGTGGTGTTGCTTTACGACGCCGAGATCACCGATACGATTCCCACCGAGGCACACGATTTCGGCGTCGCCGCCGCCATCACCCCGCGCGGGCTGATGTCGTTTCCCGGGAACCAGGACGACCTTTCGCCAGTCTAA